A stretch of Mytilus edulis chromosome 11, xbMytEdul2.2, whole genome shotgun sequence DNA encodes these proteins:
- the LOC139494232 gene encoding ATP-dependent DNA helicase RecQ-like: MSSGAKIPLKVKYVIGHDPEQIVNKEAFQLLKCELRDRTKHTVVDEAYCVVHWGNGFHEQFYELIKLRSLFPCAKILALTATATKEIVKRLGMKGAGTIVGNMDIADIKLVVSTRPTGCGGKTRVKDSYDYIYSPLCAELCNMKELFPKTVVYTKLK, from the coding sequence ATGAGCAGTGGAGCTAAGATACCTTTAAAAGTCAAATATGTGATCGGACATGATCCAGAACAAATTGTTAACAAAGAAGCTTTTCAACTTCTCAAATGTGAATTAAGAGATAGAACCAAACATACTGTAGTTGATGAAGCATATTGTGTGGTACACTGGGGAAATGGTTTCCATGAACAATTTTATGAACTAATCAAGCTTCGGTCATTGTTTCCTTGTGCCAAAATTTTGGCATTGACTGCTACAGCAACCAAAGAAATAGTGAAAAGGTTAGGAATGAAAGGAGCAGGAACTATTGTTGGAAACATGGATATAGCTGATATTAAGTTGGTGGTTTCAACAAGACCAACAGGGTGTGGTGGAAAAACTCGTGTTAAGGACTCTTATGACTATATTTACAGTCCATTGTGTGCTGAACTTTGCAATATGAAGGAATTATTCCCCAAGACAGTGGTGTACACAAAACTCAAGTAG